In Bythopirellula goksoeyrii, a single window of DNA contains:
- a CDS encoding serine hydrolase domain-containing protein, which yields MAQRSQWLLATSLSLFFALNASADPLPVSGLKVSELDVFDATMQNFMQLNGISAGVAAIMKDGVPVYRRAFGWQDAAQATPLGPDAVFRLASVTKPLTAALVRNLIADGMLNLNDRVFSLGTPGTGLLNYVPFGTPDPRLQSITVDHLLRHRGGWDRNTAGPGGTYLDLTYLEQQVASDMGLSTPPGRDATTRWIMGKPLQFNPGALDRYSNIGYLLLGLIAESVIGKPLIDQLQQDLFAPLGVTAEKIVAGRTFSEDQDSREPYYDSAGSISSNVFYPDHSAQPFVPSPYGGWDHEARIGQGGVVADPLAILEYLDTYQVSGDAIGGPRPAPGTWRWNHTGSLSGVQTLARQRGDGINYVVFFNKRSSSNSYASQIRSIFDGIFDTGQIAAWPSTDIRDVDSFLSADFNTDGLVNDEDLSFWQLAYADGRSFGDADGDGDSDGQDFLAWQRQVSLSSMATIASQSVPEPTALLLLVGTLCLSASCSRG from the coding sequence ATGGCGCAAAGATCACAGTGGCTACTAGCCACCAGTCTAAGCTTGTTCTTTGCGCTGAATGCCTCAGCCGATCCTCTGCCGGTGTCTGGATTGAAGGTATCCGAGCTGGACGTATTTGATGCGACCATGCAGAACTTCATGCAGCTCAATGGTATCAGCGCAGGTGTCGCTGCAATAATGAAGGATGGGGTTCCCGTGTATCGTAGAGCTTTCGGCTGGCAGGATGCGGCGCAAGCGACACCTCTCGGCCCGGACGCGGTCTTTCGATTAGCGAGCGTCACGAAACCACTAACGGCAGCTTTGGTTCGCAATCTCATCGCAGATGGAATGCTGAATCTGAACGATCGCGTCTTCAGCCTTGGCACTCCTGGTACGGGACTCTTGAACTACGTACCATTCGGGACGCCGGATCCTCGCTTGCAGAGTATTACTGTGGATCATTTATTGCGTCATCGAGGTGGGTGGGATCGGAACACCGCTGGACCAGGGGGCACATACCTCGATTTGACCTACCTCGAACAGCAAGTCGCATCTGACATGGGTCTATCCACCCCGCCCGGTCGCGACGCCACGACTCGGTGGATCATGGGAAAACCGCTGCAGTTCAATCCAGGTGCCCTCGATCGGTACTCCAACATCGGCTACCTCTTATTGGGCTTGATAGCGGAGAGCGTTATCGGAAAACCCCTCATTGACCAGCTCCAACAAGATCTTTTTGCCCCATTGGGTGTTACCGCCGAGAAAATTGTCGCTGGGCGCACATTCTCTGAGGATCAAGATAGCCGCGAGCCCTACTATGATTCTGCCGGCTCGATTTCGTCAAACGTATTTTATCCCGACCACAGTGCTCAACCTTTTGTCCCAAGCCCCTATGGCGGTTGGGATCACGAAGCTCGCATAGGGCAAGGCGGGGTTGTTGCCGATCCGCTAGCAATCTTGGAATACTTGGACACCTATCAAGTGAGCGGCGATGCCATTGGTGGACCTCGACCTGCGCCAGGCACCTGGAGGTGGAATCACACAGGCAGCCTGAGCGGTGTGCAGACGCTGGCGAGACAAAGAGGCGACGGAATCAATTACGTTGTATTCTTTAACAAACGCAGTTCGAGCAATTCCTACGCCAGCCAAATACGCAGTATCTTCGATGGCATCTTCGATACGGGTCAGATTGCAGCCTGGCCATCTACTGATATTCGCGATGTGGATAGTTTTCTGAGCGCGGACTTCAACACCGACGGTTTGGTCAATGACGAAGACCTCTCCTTCTGGCAACTTGCTTACGCTGACGGTCGCTCGTTCGGTGACGCCGATGGCGACGGCGATTCTGACGGGCAAGATTTTCTTGCGTGGCAAAGACAGGTTAGCCTCAGTTCCATGGCAACCATCGCCTCTCAATCCGTGCCCGAGCCAACAGCACTGCTCCTCCTAGTCGGAACATTATGCCTATCCGCAAGCTGCTCACGAGGGTGA